In one Arenibacter antarcticus genomic region, the following are encoded:
- a CDS encoding penicillin acylase family protein: protein MRIFKKLIWGIVGLLLVLAIIIAIGIFLLSPTYSGEMELSQLNNKVDVYYDNYGIPHIYAQEEEDAYRSLGYVHAQDRLWQMELMRRIAAGKLSQVFGEDLVNTDKFFLSLGIDDASQKTVDQLDLNAPMVRLSQAYLDGINQFMDNGPTPVEFYLTGIEKRHFTTKDIYNTVGYMAFSFAMAHKTDPLLTNIKNKLGKEYLNDLQIDVDSNTTRIRNNKPSLRDTLRNQVAEMVHHVLNKLPLPQFEGSNSWVIAPLKTKNGKVILANDPHIGFAQPAVWYEAHLSTPNYEKYGYHLAGVPFPLLGHDRKLAYGITMFENDDIDFYYEEENPSDPSSYKTPTGWAKYEVVTKTIKVKDGEDVSFSYKKTAHGPILNGILEEVSGDRPIAMSWIYTKLENKVLDALYEITHAQNLSEFQVALPKIHAPGLNLMYGDAVGNIAWFAAAKLYKMPDSTHTKFILDGSTGKDEPLGYLDFSENPMAINPPWNYVYSANNQPDSIAGMLYPGYYLPENRAKRIVKLLEPKDDWTSEDVEKMLMDGVSDINAEIVTDLAKLMDVSQLNKSQITALDKISSWKGENEIDSIAPTIYHRWIYALLKNTFEDELGPEMFQQLLSTHLHKRMIAPMAKKENSIWWDDINTSDTVESKANRVNHAFKSALMSLESDFGTKKMNWSWGRVHTLEHEHPIGQIKALRSFFNVGPFPIGATREVINNMAFGYNETGKYSVTSGPSTRRVIDFSDIEHSTSILPTGQSGNPFSKHYEDQAKMFNRGEFRKMMMNKAEIISTKRSLLTLSPQK, encoded by the coding sequence GTGAGGATATTCAAGAAACTGATTTGGGGCATTGTTGGCTTGCTACTTGTTTTGGCAATTATTATTGCCATCGGTATATTTTTACTTTCTCCAACTTATTCTGGGGAAATGGAACTTTCTCAATTAAACAATAAAGTAGATGTCTATTATGACAATTATGGTATTCCACATATTTATGCCCAAGAGGAAGAGGATGCCTATAGGAGTCTAGGGTATGTACATGCTCAAGACCGACTTTGGCAAATGGAATTGATGCGAAGGATCGCAGCAGGGAAACTTTCCCAAGTATTCGGAGAAGATTTAGTGAATACGGATAAGTTTTTCCTATCCTTGGGGATTGATGATGCCTCCCAAAAAACGGTGGATCAATTGGATCTTAATGCACCCATGGTGCGACTCTCCCAAGCCTATTTGGACGGAATAAACCAATTTATGGATAATGGTCCAACCCCAGTAGAGTTTTACCTCACAGGAATAGAAAAAAGACACTTTACCACCAAGGATATCTATAATACAGTTGGTTATATGGCATTTAGTTTTGCCATGGCCCATAAAACGGATCCCTTATTAACCAACATTAAGAACAAGCTTGGAAAGGAGTATTTAAATGATCTTCAAATCGATGTAGATTCCAATACCACCAGAATAAGAAATAATAAGCCTTCACTAAGAGATACGTTGAGGAATCAAGTGGCAGAAATGGTTCACCATGTACTGAACAAATTACCATTACCACAATTTGAAGGGAGTAACAGCTGGGTAATTGCCCCATTAAAAACTAAAAATGGGAAAGTTATTTTAGCCAATGACCCACATATTGGTTTTGCTCAACCAGCGGTATGGTATGAAGCCCATCTGAGCACCCCTAATTATGAAAAATATGGATATCATTTGGCAGGAGTTCCTTTCCCCTTGTTGGGACACGATAGGAAATTGGCCTATGGCATCACTATGTTTGAAAACGATGATATAGATTTCTATTATGAGGAAGAAAACCCCTCCGATCCTTCAAGCTATAAGACCCCCACTGGATGGGCCAAATATGAGGTGGTTACCAAAACCATTAAGGTGAAGGATGGCGAAGACGTATCCTTTTCGTATAAAAAAACCGCACATGGCCCCATTTTAAATGGAATTTTAGAAGAGGTAAGCGGGGATCGGCCCATTGCAATGTCTTGGATTTATACCAAATTGGAGAATAAAGTGTTGGATGCACTTTATGAAATTACACATGCCCAAAATCTATCGGAATTCCAAGTGGCACTTCCCAAGATACATGCCCCTGGACTGAATTTAATGTATGGAGATGCTGTAGGTAATATAGCTTGGTTTGCCGCTGCAAAACTCTATAAAATGCCAGATAGTACCCACACCAAATTTATACTTGATGGTAGTACGGGAAAAGATGAGCCACTTGGTTATTTGGATTTTTCGGAAAACCCCATGGCCATTAATCCTCCTTGGAATTATGTGTATTCCGCTAATAACCAACCAGATTCTATAGCCGGAATGTTGTATCCTGGATACTATCTACCGGAAAATCGTGCAAAGCGAATTGTAAAGCTTTTGGAACCAAAGGACGATTGGACAAGTGAAGATGTTGAAAAAATGCTAATGGATGGTGTATCTGATATAAATGCAGAAATAGTAACCGATTTGGCTAAATTGATGGATGTTTCCCAACTGAATAAATCACAGATAACGGCCTTGGACAAAATAAGCTCTTGGAAAGGCGAGAACGAAATAGATAGTATAGCTCCCACAATATATCACAGGTGGATCTATGCCCTACTAAAAAACACCTTTGAGGACGAGTTAGGGCCAGAAATGTTCCAACAATTACTGAGCACCCATTTACATAAGCGAATGATTGCCCCAATGGCCAAAAAAGAAAATTCTATTTGGTGGGATGATATTAACACTTCTGATACCGTAGAAAGCAAGGCCAACAGAGTAAACCATGCCTTTAAATCTGCATTAATGTCCTTGGAATCCGACTTTGGAACCAAGAAAATGAATTGGAGCTGGGGTAGGGTACATACCTTGGAACATGAACATCCCATCGGGCAGATTAAAGCGCTAAGATCATTTTTTAATGTGGGTCCCTTTCCTATAGGAGCAACTAGGGAAGTAATTAATAATATGGCCTTTGGGTATAATGAAACTGGAAAGTATTCAGTAACATCCGGCCCTTCCACTAGACGGGTAATCGATTTTTCAGACATAGAACACAGTACCAGTATTCTACCTACGGGGCAATCTGGGAACCCTTTTAGCAAACATTATGAAGATCAGGCTAAAATGTTCAATAGGGGTGAGTTCAGAAAAATGATGATGAATAAGGCAGAAATTATCAGTACTAAAAGATCGCTTCTCACCTTAAGTCCACAAAAATAA
- a CDS encoding thioredoxin family protein produces MRKLAVVLIFIFGIFLGHAQSDDNPTVWTYETEKITDTEYNLIIKADIFEGWHIYSQFTDENGSLPSELSFVKVGEDYELVGPTTESETRTEYSDIFEVEETFFKDEAIFTQKIKILNPEVTQVEVGMFYQICKEVCIPKDEVFYISLTGEEVVVVEKEIDERSKELSAALIVDLKNKELLVEGDRDHVDEKTGMWVIFGLGFLGGLIALLTPCVFPMIPLTVSFFTKQSGNKSKGIANALLYGFFIILIYFLLSLPFHLFDSVDSQILNTIATNIWLNIAFFVIFVFFAFSFFGYYELTLPSSWANKMDSASSKVGGGIGIFFMAVTLAIVSFSCTGPILGGLLGSTALADGDVATNLTIGMLGFGVALALPFGLFALFPAWLNSLPKSGGWMTTVKVTLGFLELALAFKFLSNADLVGNWGIFKREIFLGVWILLFVLLTLYLFGILRFPHDGPKQKLSTGRKITGFLSAAFAIYLILGVAKITNLKLLSGFPPPDFYSVVAQKSDCPLGIDCFKDFDKGVAHAKKVNKPILLDFTGWACVNCRKMEENVWSEPDIFPIINEEYVLISLYIDDRKELPENEQFNFKYESGRVKEISTIGEKWGTFQTLNFNAASQPYYVLLSPDLEVLNPAVQYTDRDTYKEWLKTGVSNFRRLSILK; encoded by the coding sequence ATGAGAAAATTAGCGGTAGTACTTATTTTTATATTCGGAATATTTTTGGGCCATGCCCAATCAGACGATAATCCGACCGTTTGGACCTATGAGACGGAAAAAATAACCGATACGGAATACAATTTGATCATTAAGGCCGACATCTTTGAAGGTTGGCATATCTATTCACAGTTTACAGATGAAAACGGCTCACTGCCAAGTGAACTTAGCTTTGTAAAAGTCGGGGAAGATTATGAATTGGTGGGACCCACCACAGAAAGTGAAACCCGAACAGAATATTCAGATATTTTTGAAGTGGAAGAAACCTTTTTTAAGGATGAAGCCATCTTTACCCAAAAAATTAAAATTTTAAATCCAGAGGTCACCCAGGTAGAAGTAGGGATGTTTTATCAAATCTGTAAGGAAGTCTGTATTCCCAAAGATGAAGTTTTTTATATTTCCCTTACCGGGGAAGAAGTAGTGGTTGTAGAAAAGGAGATAGATGAACGCAGTAAGGAGCTAAGTGCTGCGCTTATAGTGGATCTTAAGAACAAAGAGCTGTTGGTTGAAGGCGATAGGGACCATGTGGATGAAAAGACGGGAATGTGGGTCATTTTCGGATTGGGTTTCCTAGGAGGCTTAATTGCATTATTGACTCCATGTGTATTTCCTATGATTCCGCTTACCGTGTCCTTTTTCACCAAACAATCTGGCAATAAATCCAAGGGAATTGCCAACGCGTTATTGTATGGCTTTTTTATTATCTTAATATACTTTTTATTGAGCCTGCCTTTTCATCTTTTCGATTCGGTAGATTCACAGATTCTAAATACCATTGCGACTAATATCTGGCTAAACATTGCCTTCTTTGTCATATTTGTATTCTTCGCCTTCTCCTTTTTTGGATATTATGAACTGACCTTACCAAGCTCATGGGCCAATAAAATGGATTCCGCTTCTTCAAAAGTAGGCGGGGGGATCGGTATATTCTTTATGGCAGTAACCTTGGCGATTGTATCCTTCTCTTGTACCGGACCTATTTTAGGCGGATTACTGGGAAGTACGGCCTTGGCTGACGGTGATGTGGCTACCAATCTTACGATTGGAATGCTAGGTTTTGGAGTTGCTCTGGCCTTGCCATTTGGATTGTTTGCCTTATTCCCAGCATGGTTAAATTCCTTGCCAAAATCTGGGGGATGGATGACCACAGTAAAAGTTACCTTGGGCTTTTTGGAACTGGCTCTCGCATTTAAATTTTTGTCCAACGCCGATCTAGTGGGTAACTGGGGGATATTTAAAAGAGAGATATTTCTTGGGGTCTGGATCTTATTGTTTGTATTGCTGACCCTTTATCTATTCGGAATTCTAAGATTCCCCCATGATGGTCCAAAACAAAAATTATCCACAGGGAGAAAAATCACTGGCTTTTTATCCGCCGCATTCGCCATATATCTTATTTTAGGAGTTGCAAAAATCACCAACCTAAAATTATTGAGTGGTTTTCCACCACCAGATTTTTATAGTGTTGTAGCCCAGAAGAGCGACTGCCCATTGGGGATTGATTGCTTTAAAGATTTTGACAAAGGGGTGGCCCATGCAAAAAAGGTAAACAAGCCTATTTTATTGGATTTCACAGGATGGGCCTGCGTCAATTGCCGAAAAATGGAGGAAAACGTATGGAGCGAACCGGATATATTTCCCATAATAAATGAAGAGTATGTTTTAATTTCTTTATATATCGATGATCGAAAGGAGCTTCCAGAAAACGAACAGTTTAATTTTAAATATGAGTCGGGCAGAGTGAAGGAAATTTCTACCATAGGTGAAAAATGGGGTACCTTCCAAACCCTAAATTTCAATGCGGCATCACAACCTTACTATGTGCTGCTCTCGCCAGATTTAGAGGTGTTGAATCCAGCAGTGCAATACACAGATAGAGATACTTATAAGGAATGGCTTAAAACAGGAGTTTCCAATTTTAGGAGGTTATCCATTTTAAAATAG
- the tilS gene encoding tRNA lysidine(34) synthetase TilS, with the protein MLDSFKNHIESKFPNLKKEVFILAVSGGVDSVVLARLCASCKMDFVLAHCNFHLRGEESNKDEVFVRELAAELKKNLHVTHFATNDYADKNKLSVQLAARDLRYTWFVELMKDHNIKTLVTAHHADDNLETFLINLSRGTGIEGLIGIPAKTETISRPLLTFSRDEIMAYAKEHRLLWREDASNKDTKYLRNNIRHTIVPHLKELHPTFLDNFLKTQQHLSDTLEITQVYLKDLKKRLFHFENGQEKVKAASLLALKPTKSHLFHFFRDYGFTQWDDIYGLLTANSGKEVHSPTHRLLKDREFLLLQKNTSEDDYTYEITEDQLGITSPIPVKITKVNEIGKISQNILYVDKEKLKYPLTIRKREKGDYFCPLGMVGKKKLSKYFKDEKLDTFSKENQWLLCSGNQIVWVIGKRADDRFKITQSTKIIVKFSLE; encoded by the coding sequence GTGCTAGACAGTTTTAAAAATCATATAGAAAGTAAGTTTCCCAATCTTAAGAAAGAGGTATTTATTCTGGCCGTCAGTGGCGGGGTAGACAGTGTAGTTTTAGCACGACTTTGTGCTTCCTGCAAAATGGATTTTGTATTGGCGCATTGTAATTTTCATCTACGAGGTGAAGAAAGCAATAAGGATGAGGTGTTCGTAAGGGAATTAGCCGCTGAATTGAAGAAAAACTTGCACGTAACTCATTTTGCTACAAATGATTATGCCGATAAAAATAAATTATCAGTTCAATTAGCAGCCAGAGACCTTCGCTATACTTGGTTTGTGGAATTGATGAAGGACCATAACATAAAAACCTTGGTCACAGCTCATCATGCAGATGATAATCTGGAGACATTTCTAATCAACTTGTCCAGAGGAACTGGAATTGAAGGGTTGATTGGAATTCCAGCTAAGACAGAGACTATTTCTAGGCCGCTCCTTACTTTTTCTCGGGACGAGATTATGGCTTATGCCAAAGAACATAGGTTACTATGGAGGGAAGATGCCAGCAATAAGGATACGAAATATCTAAGAAATAATATTCGCCATACTATTGTCCCACATTTGAAAGAATTACACCCTACTTTTTTGGATAACTTTTTAAAGACACAGCAGCATTTATCAGATACCTTAGAAATTACCCAAGTCTATTTAAAAGACCTTAAGAAAAGGCTTTTTCATTTTGAAAACGGACAGGAAAAAGTCAAGGCTGCATCACTTTTGGCCCTAAAGCCCACCAAAAGCCATCTATTCCATTTTTTTAGAGATTATGGATTTACACAATGGGATGATATATATGGTCTTTTAACAGCGAATAGTGGGAAAGAAGTGCATTCTCCAACACATCGCCTGCTTAAGGATAGGGAGTTTTTGTTGTTACAAAAAAACACTTCGGAAGATGATTATACTTACGAAATAACGGAAGATCAGCTCGGAATAACAAGTCCCATACCCGTAAAAATTACGAAGGTGAATGAAATTGGGAAAATTTCCCAAAATATTCTGTATGTAGACAAAGAAAAGTTAAAATACCCCTTAACTATCAGGAAAAGAGAAAAAGGGGACTATTTTTGCCCACTTGGGATGGTAGGTAAGAAAAAATTGTCCAAATATTTTAAGGACGAGAAATTAGATACCTTTTCCAAGGAAAATCAGTGGTTACTGTGTTCCGGAAACCAAATTGTTTGGGTGATAGGGAAACGTGCTGACGATCGATTTAAAATAACGCAGTCAACAAAAATAATAGTAAAGTTTAGTCTGGAATAA
- a CDS encoding alpha/beta hydrolase: METITLPLKYKDTPIYCWYVPPPIIKGIVILVHGFGEHSGRYFPNVVPTFLKANMAVISYDNIGHGNSGGKRGDCPSYGALLELLHLVVVKGKALVPNTPIFLYGHSMGGNLVLNYALRSKVDLKGVIATSPYLKLAFQPPKWKMVLGKAMLGLFPHITLASGLSPTGISRIPEEVEHYRQDPLVHDRVSPMYSFPVMDAGQWAIDHASQLKTETLLLHGTGDKIIDYKGTESFHNKASVTTLELLEGGYHELHNDLCRKEVLLIISTWLKKKRL; the protein is encoded by the coding sequence ATGGAAACTATAACTCTTCCATTAAAATATAAGGACACCCCTATTTACTGCTGGTATGTACCACCACCTATTATAAAGGGTATTGTAATTTTGGTGCACGGATTTGGCGAACATTCTGGTCGCTATTTTCCAAATGTAGTGCCAACCTTCCTTAAAGCGAATATGGCAGTAATTAGTTATGATAATATAGGTCATGGCAATTCTGGAGGAAAAAGGGGGGATTGTCCAAGTTATGGGGCGTTATTGGAGTTGCTGCACCTAGTAGTCGTAAAGGGAAAAGCACTTGTTCCCAATACTCCGATATTCCTTTACGGACATAGTATGGGAGGAAATCTTGTGCTGAATTATGCTCTAAGATCAAAGGTAGATCTTAAGGGAGTAATAGCTACCAGTCCCTATCTAAAATTAGCGTTCCAACCTCCAAAATGGAAAATGGTATTAGGAAAGGCAATGCTTGGTCTATTTCCACATATCACGCTAGCCTCAGGATTAAGTCCAACTGGTATTTCCAGGATACCTGAAGAGGTAGAGCACTACAGGCAAGATCCCTTGGTGCACGATAGGGTGAGTCCAATGTATTCCTTCCCAGTAATGGATGCTGGACAGTGGGCAATTGACCATGCTTCTCAATTAAAAACAGAAACCTTATTGCTACATGGTACCGGAGATAAAATAATAGATTATAAGGGTACCGAAAGCTTTCACAATAAGGCTTCCGTAACCACATTGGAATTGCTGGAGGGCGGGTATCACGAATTACACAATGACCTTTGCCGTAAGGAGGTACTGCTGATAATTTCCACTTGGTTGAAGAAAAAACGCTTATAA
- a CDS encoding anthranilate synthase component I family protein yields MRKKLSFTVADIKGFKNYLLQWAQQFNEVVWRDSNGHNEKYTSFDAVLAVDALTSIVTDAANAFEDLKTYQSNSGDWIFGYLSYDLKNEVERLTSSNYDGLDFPELFFFQPKKIIFIEGNTVSFHYLNMVDDEIEADFKELTEGECTASYKDTQESVVHIKLRIFKDQYYARVTQILEHIHRGDIYEANFCQEFYADNIQIDPLAIYLRLNAISRPPFATFLKLNDNYLMSASPERYLKKEGTKIISQPIKGTAKRAMDPKEDLVLATTLARDPKERAENIMIVDLVRNDLSKSALKGSVRVEELCKVYSFDQVHQMISTVTAEVAETANPVDIIKETFPMGSMTGAPKVSAMKIIEALEATKRGLYSGTVGYFTPKGDFDFNVVIRSILYNKTKAYASFSVGSAITAKASPEKEYEECLLKAKAMRQVLENENGIRN; encoded by the coding sequence TTGCGAAAAAAGTTATCGTTTACGGTTGCGGATATTAAAGGATTTAAAAACTACTTGCTGCAATGGGCTCAGCAATTTAATGAAGTGGTTTGGCGAGATAGTAATGGACACAATGAAAAATACACTTCCTTTGATGCTGTCTTGGCTGTAGATGCGCTAACGTCCATTGTTACTGATGCCGCGAACGCCTTTGAAGATTTAAAGACCTACCAGTCCAACTCGGGGGATTGGATTTTTGGCTATTTGTCCTACGACCTTAAAAATGAAGTAGAGCGACTAACTTCTTCCAATTATGACGGATTGGATTTTCCAGAACTATTCTTTTTTCAACCCAAAAAAATCATTTTTATTGAGGGCAACACGGTCAGTTTTCATTATCTGAATATGGTGGATGATGAAATTGAAGCTGATTTCAAAGAACTTACCGAAGGGGAATGCACAGCATCTTACAAAGACACCCAAGAATCGGTTGTTCACATAAAACTTAGGATCTTTAAAGATCAATATTATGCCAGGGTTACCCAAATCTTGGAACATATCCATAGAGGGGATATCTATGAGGCCAATTTTTGTCAGGAATTTTATGCTGATAACATCCAAATAGATCCTTTAGCGATATATTTAAGACTAAATGCAATCTCACGCCCGCCTTTTGCTACATTCTTAAAATTGAACGACAACTATCTTATGTCCGCCTCTCCAGAACGCTATCTTAAAAAGGAGGGAACTAAAATAATATCCCAGCCAATAAAAGGCACCGCAAAAAGAGCAATGGACCCGAAAGAGGATTTGGTCTTGGCAACTACCTTGGCAAGAGATCCAAAAGAACGTGCAGAGAACATAATGATTGTAGACCTTGTGCGGAACGACTTGTCCAAAAGCGCCTTAAAGGGCAGTGTAAGGGTAGAGGAGCTTTGTAAAGTGTACTCCTTTGACCAGGTGCATCAGATGATCTCTACCGTTACCGCAGAGGTGGCAGAAACTGCAAATCCCGTTGATATTATTAAAGAAACCTTTCCCATGGGAAGTATGACCGGTGCTCCAAAAGTTTCAGCCATGAAAATAATTGAAGCCCTGGAAGCCACTAAAAGAGGACTATACTCAGGAACTGTAGGTTATTTTACACCGAAAGGGGATTTTGATTTTAACGTGGTTATTAGGAGTATTCTATACAATAAAACAAAGGCCTATGCCTCTTTTTCGGTGGGAAGCGCTATAACGGCAAAAGCCTCCCCAGAAAAGGAATATGAAGAATGCCTATTAAAGGCGAAGGCCATGCGGCAGGTTTTGGAAAATGAGAATGGTATTAGGAATTGA
- a CDS encoding NADPH-dependent FMN reductase codes for MSHLVAFAGSNSTQSINFKLVKHTASRIKDHEVRLLDMSQITLPVFSEDLEREEGYAPILKELLDKIKQANGLIISVNEHNRNPSAFFKNLIDWLSRVDKEFLNGTKILLMSSSRGRGGALGSQEVANKLLSRFGGEIVATFSLPSFNHTFSEMEGITDLELKEVHDTALQSFLSKI; via the coding sequence ATGTCGCATTTAGTAGCTTTCGCAGGAAGTAATTCCACCCAGTCCATCAATTTTAAATTGGTAAAACACACTGCTTCCCGTATTAAAGATCATGAAGTCCGCTTATTGGATATGTCCCAGATAACACTACCCGTTTTTAGCGAAGATCTTGAAAGAGAGGAGGGATATGCACCTATTTTAAAGGAGTTATTGGATAAAATTAAACAGGCAAATGGGCTTATTATTTCTGTTAACGAACACAACAGAAATCCATCCGCTTTTTTTAAGAATCTAATCGATTGGTTATCACGGGTGGATAAGGAATTCTTAAATGGAACAAAAATTTTATTGATGTCCTCTTCCAGAGGCAGGGGCGGGGCTTTAGGGTCACAGGAAGTAGCTAATAAATTATTATCCAGATTTGGGGGAGAAATAGTGGCGACATTTTCTTTACCCTCATTTAATCATACCTTTTCAGAAATGGAAGGAATCACGGATTTGGAACTAAAGGAAGTACATGATACTGCGTTGCAAAGCTTCCTTTCTAAAATTTAG
- a CDS encoding heparan-alpha-glucosaminide N-acetyltransferase domain-containing protein produces MGNANLRLYFIDAIRAWAILMMLQGHFVDGLLDNAYRDNSNIYYSIWKYFRGVTAPVFFTVSGFIFTYLLIKGDKIGFNNPRVKKGVKRGLQLLVIGYLLRLNFFGLLKGQIYGSFYLVDVLHCIGLSILGIIGIYLLTANRNKFLFPSLLLIITLALFVMEPYYKQYAHHYLPSLLANYLTKANGSVFTIIPWFGYASIGAFLSVWFNRFKSHAYLYPVAILSFTAIGTLLLFYSSGFFLKLSNLTGMALFSKVYLNNYLFIRLGDVFLVFAVFMLFRRFLINTTLLKIGQSTLSIYVFHYIILYGSFTGLGVYYFLNHSLPPYIVVPGALAFIIATTVLALKYEANKVQIKLHLATGIKVVQDKVVLLIGVDNLPSVNSIWTKSKLSLRRLFRLVKN; encoded by the coding sequence ATGGGGAACGCCAACCTGAGACTTTACTTTATTGACGCTATAAGAGCCTGGGCCATCTTGATGATGCTACAAGGGCATTTTGTAGATGGTTTATTGGACAATGCCTATAGGGACAACTCCAATATATATTACTCCATTTGGAAGTACTTTAGAGGGGTCACCGCTCCAGTTTTCTTTACCGTATCCGGGTTTATATTCACTTATCTTCTCATTAAAGGGGATAAAATTGGATTTAATAACCCTAGGGTAAAAAAGGGCGTTAAAAGGGGACTACAATTGTTGGTCATCGGCTACTTGCTGAGACTTAACTTTTTTGGCCTATTGAAAGGACAAATCTACGGCTCTTTTTACTTAGTAGATGTATTACACTGCATAGGGCTATCTATCTTGGGTATCATTGGAATATATCTGTTGACAGCCAACAGGAACAAATTTTTGTTTCCCAGCCTCTTGCTAATCATCACCCTTGCCCTATTTGTAATGGAACCTTATTACAAGCAATATGCACATCATTATTTACCTAGTTTATTAGCCAATTACCTTACCAAGGCCAATGGTTCCGTATTTACCATTATCCCATGGTTTGGGTATGCGAGTATAGGGGCATTTCTATCTGTTTGGTTCAACCGATTTAAAAGTCACGCTTATTTGTATCCAGTAGCTATTTTAAGCTTTACGGCCATAGGGACCTTACTCTTATTTTATTCTTCAGGATTCTTTTTAAAACTCTCCAACCTAACGGGGATGGCCTTGTTTTCCAAGGTCTATCTAAACAATTACCTGTTCATTAGATTGGGGGATGTATTTCTAGTATTTGCCGTTTTTATGTTATTCAGAAGATTTTTGATCAACACTACCTTATTAAAAATTGGCCAGAGCACACTATCTATTTATGTATTCCATTATATTATCCTTTATGGGAGTTTTACAGGATTAGGAGTATATTACTTTTTAAACCATTCCCTTCCTCCTTATATCGTTGTTCCGGGGGCATTGGCATTTATTATTGCCACTACCGTGTTGGCCTTAAAATACGAGGCCAATAAGGTGCAGATTAAACTACACTTGGCCACTGGAATTAAAGTCGTGCAGGACAAAGTAGTCTTATTGATTGGCGTTGATAATTTGCCCAGTGTTAACTCTATATGGACAAAATCTAAATTGAGCTTACGTCGCTTATTTAGACTGGTAAAGAATTAG
- a CDS encoding CDGSH iron-sulfur domain-containing protein, with translation MSEPVKKFSPIAIAMEKDKRYSWCTCGHSSSQPLCDGSHRAEKATPPLAYVATEEKTANFCTCKLTKNPPFCDGSHKG, from the coding sequence ATGAGCGAACCAGTTAAAAAATTCTCCCCCATTGCAATAGCCATGGAGAAAGACAAAAGATATTCTTGGTGTACTTGCGGCCATAGTAGCAGCCAACCATTGTGCGACGGATCTCACAGAGCGGAAAAAGCCACTCCTCCCCTAGCATATGTAGCTACAGAAGAAAAAACTGCCAATTTCTGCACTTGTAAACTTACTAAGAACCCTCCATTTTGTGATGGATCTCATAAAGGATAG